The genomic stretch CTTCGCTAATACTTTTCATTGGCATGCTAGGAATGTTTTTCCTCGCCATTGCTATTGTTGGTTTTGTATTAATTTACAAAAGAAGATTGCTAAAACAACAAATGAAGCTTCAAGAACAGCAAATTGCACATCAACAACAATTACTAAACAGTGCAATAAAAATTCAAGATGAAGAGCGAAAACGCTTTGCTGCCGATTTACACGACGAAATTGGTGGCGGAATTTCTACCATACTATTACAAGTTTCAAAATTGAAAAAAGAGCAAGCGGAGAATATTTTTGTAAATAATCAATCTGATGAAATCAAAAAGCAATTAAACAATCTATTAAAAAAAGTCCGTGAGATTTCATACAATATCATGCCGCCAACGTTGGAAGATTTTGGTTTAAATGAAGCATTGAGCGATTTATGTTTTACAATCGCTGAAGCTGGAATTATCACTGTAAATTACAATTGGAATGGAAGTGAAAACCGATTGAACTTTTCGAGTGAATTGGCTTTATATCGAATCATAAAAGAAACTTTAGTCAATGTCGTAAAACATGCAAAAGCCACAAAAGTGAGCGTTTCTATTGAAAATACTACGAAATGTTTCAAACTATTAGTTTCAGATAATGGCAAAGGATTCAATACAAAAACCATCAAAAAAGGCGCAGGATTGCGAAATATAAAAGATCGTGCGTTAATCTTAGGTGCGGAATTTAGTATTTCATCAGAAACAACTAATGGAACAACGATTCGTTTACAATTAAACAAACAAAAAAATGATACAAATAGCATTAGTTGACGATCATTTACTCTTTAGAGAAGGCATCAAAGCGATATTTCAAGAAGAAAAAAACATGGAAATCAGCTTGGAAGCTTCAGATGGTGAAGAATTTTTGAACTCTTTAAAAAACTCGGTGATCAAACCAAATGTGGTTTTATTAGACATTCGAATGCCAAATTTGGATGGCTACGCTACGGCAGAAATACTATTGAAAGAATATCCAGAAATGAAAATAATCATTCTTACGATGCATGAAGAAGAACGGCACATTATCCGAATGATAGAATTAGGTGTAAATGGATATCTCATGAAAAATGCAAGTCCTGATGAAGTCGTAGAATGTATTGAATGTGTGCTAGAACACGATTATTATTTCAACAATAAAATCACGAATATCATGCGTAAAATACTAATGTACAAAGGAAAACGGACAGTTGATAACATGATATATGATCTTACCGAACGCGAAAAAGAAGTACTGGAATTAATCTGTAAAGAATTCACAGCCAAAGAAATAGGAGAGAAGCTGTTCATCAGTTTCCGTACGGTAGAAGGTCATCGAAAAAAACTACTTGCAAAACTCAATGTCAAAAACACCGCAGGATTGGTTGTATTTGCTTTGAAAAATGAGATTGTGAGTTTTGAGTGAAAAGTGCGCCGCATTGAGCGGAGTCGAAATGAAAAGTGAAAAGTGAAAAGTGAAAAGTGAAAAGTGAAAAGTGAAAAGTGAAAAGTGAAAAGTGAAAAGTGGAAAGTGAAAAGTGGAAAGTGAAAAGTGAAAAGTGAAAAGTGAAAAGTGAAAAATTTTACTAATAACATCAAGAAAAGCAAAAAACAAATACACAGAAAAACAAATAAACGAATAAACAAAAAACGAAGCGCTACCAAAATACCAAAAGCGAAGCGTGACCAACAATCTAAGAGCGACAGCGATACTAAGAGATTCCCGCCTACGCGGGAACGAGTCTAAACTACTTCTCCAAAATCTCCACTTCAAAAAGCTTATCCCAATACTTTCCAGTTACAAAATACGTATTCGTTTTAGCGTTAAAAGCAATTCCGTTAAACACATCAATTTGTGAATGATTCGTCACTTTCTCTTTCAATCCTCTAAAATCAACAATACCTTCTAGCGCACCATTTTTAGGATTAATAATCATCATACTTGGATTTTGATAGCTATTCGCAAAAATCTTTCCATCAATAAATTCCAATTCGTTAGCCTTGATATATGTTTGTTTATGATCACAAATTTGAATCGCGTATTGTTCTTTTAAGGTCGAAGGATCCAAAATCCAAATCTTTTCTGTTCCGTCACTTTTAAACAACTTTTCGCCGTCGTTACACAATCCCCAACCTTGTTTACTATTTTGATACGTAAAAGTGCTCAAACGTTCCAAATTATCAGGATTATACACAAAACCAGTATTTGATTCCCAAGTAAGCATGTATAACTTATCATTCAAAATGGTAATTCCTTCGCCAAAATACTTGCGATCTAAATCAACTTTCTGATATATTTTTCCAGTCTTATAATCTACTTTTCGTAATGATGATTGTCCACGCCTTCCCGTACTTTCAAATAAAGTATCTCTAAAAAACTCCAAACCTTGTGTGTATGCTTTTATATCGTGCGGAAACGTATTTACAATCTTATACGTGTAAATTTTAGGTTTTATGTTTGATAAAATTGTCAATTGATCGCTGACAACTTTAGTTTTTCCATCATCATATGTAATCGTAGCTTTCAAAACTTGCTTTCCTAATAAGGTATTTTTAGGAATTGTAGTTTCTAACATTAACAGATTTTTGCTCAAATTGATCAACTTTTCATCGTTAATAGTATAATCAACATTCGTGATAACTAGCTTTTCTTTGTTCAAAATCTCCGCTTTTAGCGTTGTATTAAGCGGGAATTTCTCCGTTTTTCCATCAATCTTTAACGAAAAAGGAGGTAATGTTGATTTTTTTTCATCGCCACAGGCAAAAACCATCAAACTTAAAAATGTGATTATGAATATATTATGTAATTTCATTGGGAAACTTTATTTCTGGCAAGTTAATTCATAAAAATCAGTTTAAAAAATGGTTGCGTAAATGTAAAAACATTTTATCTTTGCAGCGGCAAGTCCTACACAACTAGCTCCTGTTGAATCCTCCAGGGCGGGAACGCAGCAAAGGTAGATGGTTGAGCAGTGTGATGTAGGTAGCTTGCCATTTTTTATTCTCCAAAGTCAAAACTTACTTTCTCCTTTTTTTTAAGCATATTTGTAAAAAAATAACCAAAAACATACTATATGTCTAAAGTTGTATTAATTACTGGTGGCTCATCAGGAATTGGAAAATCTATTGGAATTTTATTAGTTGAACAAGGCTATACTGTATACGGAACTAGCAGAAATCCTGATAAATTCAACGATTTTACAGCTTTTAAACTCATCGCACTTGATGTCCGAAATACGGAAAGTATTCAAAAAGCATTCGCTTCAATTATAGCAGCAGAAGGTCGTTTGGATGTTTTGATAAATAATGCAGGCGTCGGAATTACAGGACCGATTGAAGAAACGCCCGATGAAGAAATCCACAAAGCTTTTCAAACCAATTTATACGGACCAATAGCTGTTATGAAAGCGGTTTTGCCACAAATGCGCGCACAAAAAAGCGGTCATATTATCAATGTAACTTCCATTGCAGGTTATATGGGTTTGCCGTATCGCGGAATTTACTCAGCTAGCAAAGGCGCTTTAGAGTTAGTCACAGAAGCAATGCGCATGGAAGTTAAGATGTTTGGCATTGAAATTGCAAATGTTGCACCAGGTGATTTTGCAACGAATATTGCCGCAGGACGTTATCATACGCCAGTTTTTGATGATTCTCCGTACAAAGAAGTTTACGAAAATATGTTGGAAGAAATGAATTCACATGTTGATAGTGGTTCAGATCCTAAAGAAATGGCAGATGCAGTTTTGAAAATTATTCAAACCAAAAAACCAAAAATTCATTACAAAGTTGGCGCGTTTATGCAAAAATTTTCTATTGTATTAAAACGAATTTTGCCAGATAAAATGTATGAGAAAATGTTAATGAATCATTATAAGTTGTAAATTCAGTTAATTTTAAAAATCAATCAAGAATGAAAAAACAAATCAAATACATTTCGGCTTCTTTAGTACTATTATTTCTATGTAATTTCTCTGTAAATGCACAAAAAATTGAAGCACCAAAAGGATACGATACACAAATAGGAAATGTGGTTTCTATGCTTGAAGACTTAAAAAGTCGTGTCACGAGAAGTGTTTCCAGATTATCACAAGAAGAAACAGATTTTTTATTAGATGAAAATGCCAACAGAATTGGCGCTATGATTTATCATTTAGCGGCAACAGAAAAATATTATCAACTCTATACATTTGAAAATAGAGGATTTAATAAAGATGAAAAAGCATGGGAAACTGCGTTGGGTTTAGGAGATAATGGGCGAGAAGCTTTTATAAACAAGCCAATCAGTTATTATTTAGATATTTGGAATGAAGTCAGAAATGAAACCTTACGACTCTTAAAAACGAAAGATGATGCTTGGTTTACTTCTGATGTGAAAGGTAGTAGTATGAATAATCATTGGGCTTGGTATCATGTAATGGAACATCAAGCAAATCATATGGGACAAATTCGGTTGATTATTAAGAGAATTGACAATTAGTAGCATTCAAATTATGACAAACAACTCAAATACTTTTCTTCTAGAATCTAAACTAAAACGTTTAAAAATTTCGTTTGCCAAAGTAAATGGGAAGATTACTATTGGAAAACCAAAAGTTGATTATACACAACTTTTTGGATTAATTATTCTTCCTATATTCTTAGGATTAGCGGCTTCTATATTTCTCATTACTTCAGCACCTGAATTCAGAGAATCATATAGTGGGAAAATTTTTGGCGGAATAGTTCTCTTTTTTTCAATTGGTGTGATAAATATATTGCGAATATTAGCTAAAATGAAAGCGAATAAAGAGCTTAAAATTTTAGAGTACAAAACAATCATTATAAAAACAAAAGAAGTTTCAAAACGTTTTGACGCTAATAATACCAAAGATTTTGAGTATACGATCAAAAAGGTTGATAAAGAAACTTACGAAGGAAAGCTGTTTCTTATAGATACTACAAGTCAAAAACACCTAATTTTAGGCTTTGACGATGAAAATGAACAATACGTTACCGATGATTTGTCATGGTTTTCCGATTACTTTAAAAAACACTTACAGCAAAATTAATAACATAAAATAACATGCGAATACTAACTTTAATTTTTCTATTTTTTGGATTCAACTTTTCTTCAGCACAAACAGAAGCTAATGGAATTATCGGAACGTGGCAATTAACGATCACAAAAGGGAATGAAGGGAAAACACTGAATTATGAATTAAAAAATAATAAACCAGATCCGCTCATTGATCAAGATACAATACTCACCTTTGAAGATGCTGAAACTATTCTTATTGGAATGGAAGGATTTGTGTTGAATGCTACGTATACGCTAAAAGATACGCTATTAACCATTGGAAATCGTGAATTTATAATTCAGAAAATCACGAAAGACGAATTGGTTTTCAAAGAGACAAATGACGATTCAGGCATGGAACATACGTACGTACGAATATAATAACGATGAGCAACGAACAAGTAAATAATCCGTTACACGGTGTAAAATTGGCTGAAATTGTAGAGAAATTAGTCGATTATTATGGTTTTGAAGAATTATCGGAACGCATTAATATCAACTGTTTTAAAAGTAATCCGTCGGTAAAATCGAGTTTAAAGTTTTTGCGACGAACACCTTGGGCGCGCGAAAAAGTTGAAGTTTTATATCTTCGAGTTATTAAAAAAGACTCATGAATACCAATATTATTGAATCAAAACCTTGGTGGAAACGAAACTGGAAATCGTCTCTAGGATTGGTAATTATCATGTTAATCTTATTGTCGTATGTGTTTTCGTCAAACTTTGGAGCAATCGTTTCTGATTACACAAAAGCATATGCAGATCCTACTTTATTTGAACTTCCGTTAGAAAAAGTACGCGCCAACAAACGTGTGCAAGAAACACTTGGAACTATTGAACCGATTGATAATATGACAATCCTAAACGGAGAAGTTCAGTATTCAAATGATAACAAAATGGTAACTTCTACTATTAAAATTACAGGCGAACACGGAAAAGCAATGTTGGATATTTTTGCAACATTCGAAAATAATAGTTGGTTATACAAAAAGATTATTGTTAGAATCAAAAATCCGCCAGAAAAAAAAGAAACGATTCAAATTTTAGAAACTGCAATTGTTGATGAATAAAGCATCATTGAAATGCGTTGCATTGAATTAAGTCAGAAATGCGTTGCATTAAGCGAAGTCAGAAATGCGTTGCATTGAGCGAAGTCAGAAATGCGTTGCATTGAGCGAAGTCGAAATGTTAATAACTCACCAACTATTCTAAAGTGCAAGTTTCTTATCGCATCTTATAATAGTGTAATTTTGCACTACATTGCGTTAAGGATTGATGCGGCATCCTTTTTTTGAAATTTTGATACGTCATTACGAGGAGGAACGACGAAGTAATCTGTTTGTTGAATGAACAGATTGCCACGAATTTTCTAAAAATTCTCGCAAAGACGTTTTGTTTCAAAAAAAGATACAGCGGAAAGCCTGTTAAAACGCCCAAAACAGCAAACACAACTTTTATATATTAAACTAAAGAACACATGAAATTTTTTATTGACACAGCTAACTTAGATCAAATTCGCGAAGCGCAAGCATTAGGAATTTTGGATGGTGTAACGACAAATCCTTCGCTTATGGCGAAAGAAGGAATTACAGGAAAAGAAAATATTATCAATCATTACAAAGCAATTTGCGAGATTGTTGATGGAGATGTTTCTGCTGAGGTAATTGCGACTGATTTTGACGGAATGGTCAGAGAAGGCGAAGAATTAGCGGCGTTACACACACAAATTGTAGTGAAACTTCCAATGATTGCAGATGGAATTAAAGCGTGTAAATATTTCTCTGATAAAGGCGTTAAAACAAATGTAACTTTAGTGTTTTCGGCAGGTCAGGCATTATTAGCTGCAAAAGCTGGTGCAACGTATGTATCACCATTTATTGGACGTTTGGACGATATTTCTACAGACGGTTTGAACTTGGTTGCGGAAATTAGAATGATTTATGATAACTACGGATATGAAACGCAAATTTTGGCAGCTTCTGTACGTCACACAATGCATATTATTGATTGTGCAAAAATTGGCGCAGATGTAATGACAGGTCCATTATCGTCAATTACTGGTTTGTTAAAACATCCATTAACGGACATCGGATTGGCTAAATTTTTAGCAGATTACAAGAAAGGAAACTAAACTAATTCTAGCGTCACTTCGAGTTAAATTCTGAAAGAATTTTGTATCGAGAAGTGCTTGGAAATATGTATTTATTTCACAAAAAAAGCGTCTTTGAAATTTCAAAGACGCTTTTTTTTATTGTAGCCCGTTGTTCATTTTGAATTCAAAAGTAGGCGTAATGGACAAAATGGTTGGTCTTTTTACTGCTATTTTTATACGTCTATTTTCAATCGTAAAATTCACTCGAATTGACGAATTTTATCAAAATGTACAACGGATTATTATAGTATAGTAAAATGTCACATCGAGCAGAGTAGAGATGCTACTTTAATTGCTCTTTCAAGTCATTATTAAAAATACTAGCAAATGCATTTACAAAATGTCCGCTTTGATCTATGATAATTAATTTGTTAATATCAATCAACGCAAAATCTTTCAACAGACTTTCTTTATCGCCAACTCGGTATTGTTTACTTTCTTTAAAATCAAGTTCTTCTACGGCTTTTTTCCAATATTTATGATCGGTATCTAAGCTAATTCCGACAATATTTAAGTTTGGATAGCTTTCTGCCAACGCTTTAATTTTCATCGTAATCGATTGCTTGTGTCTTAATTGTTTAGACGTCCAAAAGTATAAAATAGTTTTCCCTCGATCAGAACTTAATCTATTCATCAGAATTCTATTATGAGTTTCGTCGTACACATAAATAGTATTAGAAAACTTATTTCCAGTTTGTAAATTTTTGATTCCAGTATGAAGGTTTGAAATTTCTTCTTTAGATTCTTCGTCAGTTGCTACATTTTGGTACAGTTTGAAGAATTCGTTATTCTTAGCAGTATCTAACGTATTATCACTATAATAGGAATACGCTGTGTAGCGAAGCAATTCGTTGCGTAAATATGGATACGTTACCAAACTATCAATCAATGCTAATTTATTCTTATTATAGGTCAAAGAAGTATTGACCTTACGATCCTTTTTCCATGATTTTTTCATACATTCACTATAAGATGCGTTGTTAATAAATCGCATTATATAGCGTGTATAAGGTGTATAATAACTCATAGTAGAATCATTCATATTGACACCTTTCTTATACTCAGAAAATGAGTCTTTAATCGTTAAGGTAGAATCTTTGAGTCTTCGCTTATTGAACATATTTTGATATGTTTCACGATATTCATAATCATAATACTGGATTACTTTATCTGTAAAATCTTTAAAATCACTAGAAACAGTTGGGTTACCAATCAAGAATTTCTTCTGTTTGTTCAACTTTATATGTTGTAAGGAGTCTATTTTTTGTAAAAAATCATCACTATTCAATTGAGAATATTGATAAACAGGTCGTTCATGTTTTTCATTCAACAAGAATAACTCAATATAAAAGGTGTTTTTTTCGGCACCTTTTCCGGTAAAAGATAAAGATTCATCAAATGCATATGTATTCAAACGTAACAACAAACTGTCACCTTTTTCGATATTAATATACTGATGTTCGCGATTGTGAGAGAACTTATATAATCCGTTTTGGTGATTTTTTAATTTCGCCAAAAAACGATTCTTTTCATCTAGTTTTAAGGAGTCTACGAGTTTTCCTTTGTAATAAAGCATCACAAATTCGTCCGTTGGATTTATAATTTCTCCACCAAAATATGCTACATCTTCTGCATTTTTTTTAGTGGTATCATTACAACCAAAACAAATCAATATAAGTAATAATGGGGTAATATATTTCATAGTAATTTGGTCAACCTTTTCAAGTTTTAACAAAACTAACTATCACAAATGCAATACGCTGTTAACAGGCTGTTAAAAATATGTGGTAAAACGTTAAGACTAACTAATACCAATTATCACTTAAAATGAACCTAATAATTTGTTTCTATTGCGTCCATATTTCGACTCCGCTCAACACAGGTACTTCACTATAAAATAAAACCGTAACGATGCTATGCTTTAATTTTCAATTTTATCTGGACGCACTATAATTCAAATTATTTTAGGCTCATTTCAAATAACAATTGGTATAAGATAATATTCGATGTA from Kordia antarctica encodes the following:
- a CDS encoding sensor histidine kinase, whose amino-acid sequence is MVDQTQEGTSLILFIGMLGMFFLAIAIVGFVLIYKRRLLKQQMKLQEQQIAHQQQLLNSAIKIQDEERKRFAADLHDEIGGGISTILLQVSKLKKEQAENIFVNNQSDEIKKQLNNLLKKVREISYNIMPPTLEDFGLNEALSDLCFTIAEAGIITVNYNWNGSENRLNFSSELALYRIIKETLVNVVKHAKATKVSVSIENTTKCFKLLVSDNGKGFNTKTIKKGAGLRNIKDRALILGAEFSISSETTNGTTIRLQLNKQKNDTNSIS
- a CDS encoding response regulator transcription factor; this encodes MIQIALVDDHLLFREGIKAIFQEEKNMEISLEASDGEEFLNSLKNSVIKPNVVLLDIRMPNLDGYATAEILLKEYPEMKIIILTMHEEERHIIRMIELGVNGYLMKNASPDEVVECIECVLEHDYYFNNKITNIMRKILMYKGKRTVDNMIYDLTEREKEVLELICKEFTAKEIGEKLFISFRTVEGHRKKLLAKLNVKNTAGLVVFALKNEIVSFE
- a CDS encoding glutaminyl-peptide cyclotransferase, coding for MKLHNIFIITFLSLMVFACGDEKKSTLPPFSLKIDGKTEKFPLNTTLKAEILNKEKLVITNVDYTINDEKLINLSKNLLMLETTIPKNTLLGKQVLKATITYDDGKTKVVSDQLTILSNIKPKIYTYKIVNTFPHDIKAYTQGLEFFRDTLFESTGRRGQSSLRKVDYKTGKIYQKVDLDRKYFGEGITILNDKLYMLTWESNTGFVYNPDNLERLSTFTYQNSKQGWGLCNDGEKLFKSDGTEKIWILDPSTLKEQYAIQICDHKQTYIKANELEFIDGKIFANSYQNPSMMIINPKNGALEGIVDFRGLKEKVTNHSQIDVFNGIAFNAKTNTYFVTGKYWDKLFEVEILEK
- a CDS encoding SDR family oxidoreductase, with protein sequence MSKVVLITGGSSGIGKSIGILLVEQGYTVYGTSRNPDKFNDFTAFKLIALDVRNTESIQKAFASIIAAEGRLDVLINNAGVGITGPIEETPDEEIHKAFQTNLYGPIAVMKAVLPQMRAQKSGHIINVTSIAGYMGLPYRGIYSASKGALELVTEAMRMEVKMFGIEIANVAPGDFATNIAAGRYHTPVFDDSPYKEVYENMLEEMNSHVDSGSDPKEMADAVLKIIQTKKPKIHYKVGAFMQKFSIVLKRILPDKMYEKMLMNHYKL
- a CDS encoding DinB family protein, whose amino-acid sequence is MKKQIKYISASLVLLFLCNFSVNAQKIEAPKGYDTQIGNVVSMLEDLKSRVTRSVSRLSQEETDFLLDENANRIGAMIYHLAATEKYYQLYTFENRGFNKDEKAWETALGLGDNGREAFINKPISYYLDIWNEVRNETLRLLKTKDDAWFTSDVKGSSMNNHWAWYHVMEHQANHMGQIRLIIKRIDN
- a CDS encoding VF530 family protein, which produces MSNEQVNNPLHGVKLAEIVEKLVDYYGFEELSERININCFKSNPSVKSSLKFLRRTPWAREKVEVLYLRVIKKDS
- a CDS encoding cytochrome c oxidase assembly factor Coa1 family protein encodes the protein MNTNIIESKPWWKRNWKSSLGLVIIMLILLSYVFSSNFGAIVSDYTKAYADPTLFELPLEKVRANKRVQETLGTIEPIDNMTILNGEVQYSNDNKMVTSTIKITGEHGKAMLDIFATFENNSWLYKKIIVRIKNPPEKKETIQILETAIVDE
- the fsa gene encoding fructose-6-phosphate aldolase, with protein sequence MKFFIDTANLDQIREAQALGILDGVTTNPSLMAKEGITGKENIINHYKAICEIVDGDVSAEVIATDFDGMVREGEELAALHTQIVVKLPMIADGIKACKYFSDKGVKTNVTLVFSAGQALLAAKAGATYVSPFIGRLDDISTDGLNLVAEIRMIYDNYGYETQILAASVRHTMHIIDCAKIGADVMTGPLSSITGLLKHPLTDIGLAKFLADYKKGN
- a CDS encoding TlpA family protein disulfide reductase; protein product: MKYITPLLLILICFGCNDTTKKNAEDVAYFGGEIINPTDEFVMLYYKGKLVDSLKLDEKNRFLAKLKNHQNGLYKFSHNREHQYINIEKGDSLLLRLNTYAFDESLSFTGKGAEKNTFYIELFLLNEKHERPVYQYSQLNSDDFLQKIDSLQHIKLNKQKKFLIGNPTVSSDFKDFTDKVIQYYDYEYRETYQNMFNKRRLKDSTLTIKDSFSEYKKGVNMNDSTMSYYTPYTRYIMRFINNASYSECMKKSWKKDRKVNTSLTYNKNKLALIDSLVTYPYLRNELLRYTAYSYYSDNTLDTAKNNEFFKLYQNVATDEESKEEISNLHTGIKNLQTGNKFSNTIYVYDETHNRILMNRLSSDRGKTILYFWTSKQLRHKQSITMKIKALAESYPNLNIVGISLDTDHKYWKKAVEELDFKESKQYRVGDKESLLKDFALIDINKLIIIDQSGHFVNAFASIFNNDLKEQLK